One segment of Carya illinoinensis cultivar Pawnee chromosome 1, C.illinoinensisPawnee_v1, whole genome shotgun sequence DNA contains the following:
- the LOC122315080 gene encoding probably inactive leucine-rich repeat receptor-like protein kinase At3g28040: protein MGFLVWLFYVLLSVAPSLRGCMGDGYGVPIRLNDDVLGLIVFKSDLRDPSSHLSSWNEDDDSPCSWKYIQCNPVSGRVSEISLDGLGLTGRIGRGLEKLRHLKVLSLSRNNFSGSISPQLALTSALVSLNLSRNSLSGRIPVSLVNMSTIRVLDLSENSFSGAVPDNLFQNCLSLRQLSLAGNMLEGSIPSTLPRCSLLNSLNLSKNRFSGTLDFTSGIWTLKRLRVLDLSKNALSGPVPNGIAAIHYLKEFLLSGNHFSGPLPVDTGLCPHLYRLDFGDNRFTGALPDSLQRLNSLIFFRVSNNMLTGDFPSWIGNMSSLEYLDFSRNSLAGNLPSSMGELKSLKYLSLSHNKLGGNIPMSLVYCTGLSVIHLGGNSFDGRIPESFFDLGLEEIDFSGNKLMGSIPRGSSRIYESLHKLDMSRNNLTGSIPAEMGLFSNLRYLNLSWNNLKSRVPPELGFFPNLTILDLRNSALYGSIPGEICDSGSLGILQLDGNALMGSIPEEIGNCTSIYLLSLSHNDLNGSIPKSISNLNKLKILQLEFNELSGEIPQELGRLQNLLAVNISYNRLEGRLPVGGIFPNLDQSSLQGNLGICSPLLKGPCKLNVPKPLVLNPNAFDNPMGDHKQRNRSSKSKEIGRHNFLSVSAIVAISAAILITFGVIVIALLNVSARRRLIFVDNALESLCSSSSRSGSAPTGKLVLFDSRSSPDLIGNPEPLLNKASEIGGGMFGTVYKVPLGTQGRMVAIKKLVTSNIIRYPEDFDREVRVLGKAEHPNLIKLKGYYWAPQTQLLVSEFAPNGSLQSKLHERLPSVPPLSWAERFKILLGTAKGLAHLHHSFRPPIIHYNIKPSNILLDENHNPKISDFGLARLLTELEKHIISNRFQSALGYVAPELACQSLRVNEKCDIYGFGVMILEVVTGKRPVEYGEDNVVILSDHMRFSLEQGNALDCVDPSMSEYPEDEVLPVLKLALVCTSQIPSSRPSMEEVVHILQLIKTPAPQRTGLYY, encoded by the exons ATGGGTTTCCTTGTATGGCTTTTTTACGTGCTGCTTTCAGTGGCGCCTTCTTTGCGTGGTTGCATGGGGGACGGCTATGGCGTCCCTATCCGACTAAATGACGATGTTTTAGGCcttattgtattcaaatcaGACCTTCGTGACCCCTCTTCTCATCTTTCTTCCTGGAACGAAGACGATGACTCCCCATGTTCTTGGAAATACATTCAGTGCAATCCCGTCTCCGGCCGTGTTTCGGAGATTTCACTCGATGGATTGGGCTTAACGGGGAGAATCGGAAGAGGTCTCGAGAAGTTGCGACACTTGAAGGTACTCTCACTTTCGCGTAACAACTTTTCTGGTAGTATTAGTCCTCAGCTTGCTCTCACCTCTGCCCTTGTCAGTCTCAATCTTAGTCGTAACAGTCTCTCGGGCAGGATTCCCGTTTCTCTTGTGAATATGAGTACCATTAGAGTTCTTGATCTTTCGGAGAATTCATTCTCCGGTGCAGTGCCTGATAATCTGTTTCAAAACTGTTTATCCCTCCGGCAACTGTCGTTAGCGGGGAATATGCTTGAAGGGTCGATTCCCAGTACACTGCCTAGATGCTCCTTGTTGAATAGCCTTAATCTCTCCAAGAACCGTTTCTCCGGTACTTTGGATTTCACTTCCGGGATTTGGACGTTGAAAAGGCTTCGGGTTTTGGATCTTTCCAAAAATGCACTCTCTGGACCAGTACCAAATGGGATAGCAGCCATACACTACTTGAAGGAGTTCTTACTATCGGGCAACCATTTCTCAGGTCCACTGCCAGTTGATACAGGACTATGTCCGCACTTGTATAGATTGGATTTTGGCGATAATCGTTTCACAGGAGCACTTCCAGATTCACTGCAGAGGCTGAATTCCCTGATCTTTTTCAGGGTATCTAATAACATGTTAACAGGTGATTTCCCTTCATGGATTGGTAACATGAGTAGTCTGGAATACTTGGACTTCTCAAGGAATAGTCTAGCAGGAAACCTTCCATCATCAATGGGTGAACTTAAATCACTGAAATATTTGAGTTTGTCTCATAACAAACTCGGTGGAAACATCCCAATGTCACTGGTTTATTGTACTGGGTTATCTGTTATCCACTTGGGGGGCAACAGCTTTGATGGAAGAATACCAGAGAGTTTCTTCGATCTGGGATTGGAGGAAATAGACTTTTCGGGTAACAAACTGATGGGCTCCATCCCACGTGGTTCAAGTAGGATCTATGAATCTCTCCACAAATTGGATATGTCAAGGAACAATCTCACTGGAAGCATTCCTGCAGAAATGGGTCTTTTCTCCAACTTGAGATACTTGAATCTATCATGGAACAATCTCAAATCTAGGGTACCCCCAGAGCTGGGGTTCTTCCCAAACTTAACCATACTAGATCTTCGTAACAGTGCCTTGTATGGTTCGATCCCTGGAGAAATATGTGATTCTGGAAGTTTAGGAATTCTTCAGTTAGATGGAAATGCATTGATGGGCTCGATTCCTGAAGAGATTGGGAACTGTACATCTATCTACTTACT GAGCTTGTCCCACAATGATTTGAATGGTTCAATTCCCAAGTccatttcaaatttaaacaagCTGAAGATTTTACAACTGGAATTCAATGAACTTAGTGGGGAGATACCCCAAGAACTTGGAAGACTGCAAAATCTTCTTGCAGTAAATATATCTTACAACAGGCTGGAAGGCAGGCTTCCTGTTGGGGGTATATTTCCAAATCTGGATCAAAGTTCCCTGCAGGGAAACTTGGGCATATGCTCACCCTTGTTGAAGGGACCATGCAAGCTGAATGTTCCAAAGCCTCTAGTCCTTAACCCCAATGCCTTCGATAATCCAATGGGTGATCATAAACAAAGAAACAGATCCTCAAAGTCCAAAGAAATTGGTCGTCACAATTTCTTGAGTGTTTCTGCTATTGTAGCTATTTCAGCTGCCATACTTATCACATTTGGGGTGATTGTTATTGCTCTACTCAATGTCTCCGCCCGTAGGAGGCTTATATTTGTGGACAATGCCTTGGAAAGCTTGTGCTCGAGCTCTTCACGATCAGGAAGTGCACCCACAGGAAAGCTCGTTCTGTTTGATTCAAGGTCATCCCCTGATTTGATTGGCAATCCTGAACCCCTGCTTAATAAGGCCTCCGAGATTGGTGGCGGAATGTTTGGAACAGTTTACAAGGTTCCATTGGGAACACAAGGAAGAATGGTAGCAATTAAAAAGCTTGTTACATCAAACATAATCCGATATCCAGAAGACTTCGATCGAGAAGTTAGAGTCTTGGGAAAAGCGGAGCACCCAAATTTGATAAAACTGAAGGGTTACTACTGGGCTCCTCAAACACAGCTTCTGGTGTCTGAGTTTGCACCCAATGGCAGCTTACAATCAAAACTTCACGAAAGGCTTCCTTCAGTTCCCCCTCTTTCTTGGGCCGAGAGATTCAAAATCCTGCTTGGCACAGCAAAGGGGCTTGCCCACTTGCATCATTCTTTCCGTCCTCCAATCATCCACTACAACATTAAACCCAGCAACATCTTGCTTGATGAGAATCACAACCCGAAGATCTCAGACTTTGGACTGGCAAGGCTTCTAACAGAGCTCGAAAAGCACATAATAAGCAACAGATTTCAGAGCGCGCTTGGTTATGTGGCTCCAGAATTAGCATGCCAGAGCCTAAGGGTGAACGAAAAATGTGACATATATGGTTTTGGGGTAATGATTCTTGAGGTTGTGACTGGTAAAAGGCCTGTGGAATATGGAGAAGACAATGTTGTGATATTGAGTGACCATATGAGATTTTCGCTTGAGCAAGGTAATGCATTGGATTGTGTTGATCCGAGTATGAGTGAGTACCCAGAAGATGAGGTCCTGCCAGTACTGAAATTGGCTCTGGTTTGCACCTCTCAGATACCTTCCAGCAGACCTTCAATGGAAGAAGTGGTGCACATTCTGCAGCTCATTAAGACCCCAGCCCCACAGAGAACGGGATTGTACTACTGA